A genomic region of Punica granatum isolate Tunisia-2019 unplaced genomic scaffold, ASM765513v2 Contig00116, whole genome shotgun sequence contains the following coding sequences:
- the LOC116190092 gene encoding pollen-specific leucine-rich repeat extensin-like protein 1, with protein MAQENQTGVLEEINPPTPAHPQPPVTHAALPLNPTGMPPAYLGAPSTYLPSPTSTGAPLPHSGFPPPPLVYAPPPSTAQVLPPAHNVNRMIALEGNVTTLQVTFDLMAVNMAEMMALIRGPNCSSSSSTPPFTHGLTVDPAPWAPPTLAPESNIASAAAPMVILVPAPYSTHVPAVHPIDFFQPQSTIPAVASLPPMTIPTPDSATLALPPMSVSVPATIYTIPPPMVLPMSSAPAPAQATETFPY; from the coding sequence ATGGCACAGGAGAATCAAACTGGTGTCCTCGAAGAGATCAACCCACCTACGCCGGCTCATCCTCAACCACCGGTAACCCACGCGGCGCTGCCACTGAACCCCACAGGAATGCCACCAGCCTATTTAGGGGCACCCTCGACGTATCTCCCGTCGCCAACTTCAACGGGTGCGCCCCTACCACACTCGGGGTTCCCACCACCACCGTTGGTATATGCACCGCCTCCATCGACTGCTCAAGTACTACCGCCCGCCCACAACGTCAATCGCATGATTGCACTCGAGGGCAACGTTACCACTCTCCAGGTAACATTCGACCTAATGGCCGTCAATATGGCCGAGATGATGGCCTTGATCCGAGGCCCGAATTGCTCATCTTCTAGCTCCACACCGCCTTTCACGCACGGGTTAACGGTCGATCCCGCTCCTTGGGCCCCGCCGACCCTTGCACCAGAAAGCAACATTGCCTCCGCCGCCGCACCGATGGTCATTCTGGTGCCCGCTCCTTATTCGACACACGTGCCGGCGGTCCACCCGATCGACTTCTTCCAGCCTCAGTCCACCATTCCAGCAGTTGCCTCACTTCCGCCCATGACGATCCCCACGCCAGACTCGGCTACGCTTGCTCTACCTCCCATGTCCGTGTCGGTCCCAGCCACTATCTATACGATCCCTCCGCCGATGGTCCTCCCAATGTCGAGTGCCCCTGCTCCTGCTCAGGCAACCGAGACTTTCCCTTACTAA